From Deinococcus sp. LM3:
TCCACCGCCGCTGCCCAGAAGACCCAGGTGGAGTTCTGGACCATCTCGCTGGCGCCCCTCTTCAACGACGAGATGGAGCGCCTCGCCACCCAGTTCGAGCAGCAGAACCCGAACGTGGACGTGAAATGGGTGGACGTACCCGCCAACGCCATCGAGCAAAACTGCTGGCCGCCGTCGCCGCCGGTCGCCCGCCCGCCGTGGTCAACCTCAACGCCGACATGATCGTGAAGCTCCAGCAGCAGGGGGCGCTTGAAACCATGAACGGCGTGGGCCAGACGGTCCTGAACACCTACTTCAAGGGCGCGCTGAACACCTTCACGGTGGACGGCAAGGTCTACGGCCTGCCGTGGTACTGGTCACCCAAGGTCGTGGCCTACAACACCGACCTGTTCCGGAAAGCCGGACTCGACCCCAACAATCCGCCGCGCACCATGCAGACCCTGATCGCCGCCGCCAAGCAGATCAAGGACAAGACCGGCATGTACGGCTTCGTGCCCAACATCAACAACCTCGGCTTCCTGTACATGTTCCAGGAAGCGGGCCTGCCGATCCTCTCCAAAGACGG
This genomic window contains:
- a CDS encoding extracellular solute-binding protein; the protein is MVNLNADMIVKLQQQGALETMNGVGQTVLNTYFKGALNTFTVDGKVYGLPWYWSPKVVAYNTDLFRKAGLDPNNPPRTMQTLIAAAKQIKDKTGMYGFVPNINNLGFLYMFQEAGLPILSKDGKKAVFNSPQHVRMVQQYADLYKKGYIPEDTMRRGFTAATELYGAGK